A stretch of Bacillus pseudomycoides DNA encodes these proteins:
- a CDS encoding spermidine/putrescine ABC transporter substrate-binding protein produces the protein MKLMKKVAGVALSFSLVTGVLAGCGEKKEELNIYSWADNFDEQVIKDFEKKYNVKVNYDKYASNEEMLAKLQAGGANYDLIQPSDYMVKTMAKMDLLEPLDKNNIPNVKNLVSNFKTPAFDPENKYSLVYTWGVTGIAYNKKYVKETPTSWTDLWNEKYKGHVTLLNDSREVLGMGLKKNGFSNSTKDDAQLKTAATDLQKLLPNLLAFDTDNIKQKFITEDAWIGTVWSGDAAFIAKDNKDVGYVVPKEGGTIWADTLAIPKGAKHKELAEKFMNYLMDEKVSVKNYESIGYSNPNEKAWALHSKEYRDNKMIFLSQDELNRTEWLVDVDDKLKEYDRYWTELKTKGK, from the coding sequence ATGAAATTAATGAAAAAAGTAGCTGGCGTAGCACTTAGCTTTAGCCTTGTTACCGGTGTATTAGCTGGTTGTGGCGAAAAGAAAGAAGAGCTAAATATTTATAGCTGGGCTGATAACTTTGATGAGCAAGTAATTAAGGACTTTGAAAAGAAATATAACGTAAAAGTTAACTATGATAAATATGCAAGTAACGAAGAAATGCTTGCGAAATTACAAGCTGGTGGAGCAAATTATGATTTAATTCAACCGTCGGACTACATGGTTAAAACGATGGCGAAAATGGATTTATTAGAGCCGTTAGATAAAAACAACATTCCGAACGTAAAGAATCTTGTATCTAACTTTAAAACACCTGCATTTGACCCTGAGAATAAATACTCACTTGTATATACTTGGGGAGTAACAGGAATTGCATATAATAAAAAATATGTAAAAGAAACTCCAACAAGTTGGACTGATTTATGGAATGAGAAATATAAAGGCCATGTTACTTTATTAAACGATTCTCGTGAAGTATTGGGCATGGGGCTTAAGAAGAATGGATTTTCAAATAGCACAAAAGATGATGCGCAGTTAAAGACAGCAGCAACAGATTTACAAAAGTTACTGCCAAACTTACTTGCATTTGATACAGATAATATTAAACAAAAATTTATTACAGAAGATGCATGGATTGGAACAGTATGGTCTGGAGATGCGGCGTTTATTGCAAAAGATAATAAAGATGTAGGATATGTTGTTCCAAAAGAAGGCGGTACGATTTGGGCGGATACATTAGCGATTCCAAAAGGTGCAAAACATAAAGAACTTGCAGAGAAGTTTATGAACTATTTAATGGATGAAAAAGTAAGTGTGAAAAACTATGAATCCATTGGATATAGTAATCCAAATGAAAAAGCTTGGGCGCTTCACAGTAAAGAATACCGTGATAATAAAATGATCTTCTTATCACAAGATGAATTAAATCGTACAGAGTGGCTTGTTGATGTAGACGATAAATTAAAAGAGTACGATCGTTATTGGACAGAATTAAAAACAAAAGGGAAATAA
- a CDS encoding phosphatase PAP2 family protein, which yields MKRKSHRYELACIILLFIAFALIAWRVQMDGITTIDSYVKGLVRSLQTESSLKFFSYFTKLGSAIGIVTILIISLLIFFKKRYYVAMVVYPTAILITHLVNKVIKEIVKRDRPSLNEALDALGYSFPSGHAMLSIITYGFLAYIIASNIKNTAGKIIITLIMALQILLIGLSRIILSVHYPTDILAGYCLSGVLLIIAIYFHRLLSERFGANQER from the coding sequence TTGAAACGAAAATCGCATCGATATGAGCTTGCTTGTATCATCTTGTTATTTATTGCATTTGCTCTCATCGCTTGGAGAGTACAAATGGATGGTATAACAACAATTGATTCATATGTGAAAGGACTTGTAAGAAGCTTACAAACAGAAAGTTCACTTAAGTTTTTTTCATATTTTACAAAGTTAGGTTCTGCAATTGGAATTGTTACGATTCTTATTATTAGTTTGCTGATCTTCTTTAAGAAACGCTATTATGTAGCAATGGTGGTTTATCCAACTGCTATATTAATTACTCACCTTGTTAATAAGGTAATAAAAGAAATTGTGAAAAGAGATCGTCCGAGTTTAAATGAGGCGCTCGATGCCCTTGGATATAGCTTTCCGAGTGGACATGCTATGCTATCCATTATTACGTATGGATTTCTTGCGTATATTATTGCTTCAAACATAAAAAATACGGCTGGAAAAATTATTATTACGCTTATTATGGCACTACAGATCCTATTGATTGGATTAAGTAGAATTATTTTATCTGTACATTATCCAACTGATATTTTAGCTGGTTATTGCTTAAGTGGCGTTTTATTAATTATTGCTATTTATTTTCATCGCTTGCTTTCAGAGCGGTTTGGAGCAAATCAAGAAAGATGA